A genomic stretch from Microbacterium proteolyticum includes:
- a CDS encoding ABC transporter, whose amino-acid sequence MLHPASPRRLAPLGALLLFALAGCAAPVPTGADPSAEPTADTHGEIAGATELAEPAVGLTSIDGEGHVSHLDLLDETTVDLGTVRAPAAMHSDGRYLFASDETGVSVVDSGVWTWDHVDHFHYYRAEAKVLGEVLGGGVAAVSTSNSSTTGGTGLFFPDSGEAVLLDTEALSKGEIVETFRIVATPGDGLVVPAGSFAAVAAADEVMLHARDGAPLGEAVPCVEPAGTITTRVGAVIGCRDGALLVTVEEEKPAIERIPYPEGVTAPRATSFANREGRPTVAAVADGAGIWMLDTRERTWTLLPAPEPVVQVTAVDDKDSTVLALTADGRVLVLDGETGAQRAASSPLVGESLAAGRPVSLIADQQRAYLNGPTEGRMWEIDFADDARVAREFTPERAPLFVAETGR is encoded by the coding sequence ATGCTCCACCCCGCCTCCCCCCGGCGGCTCGCACCCCTCGGTGCGCTGCTGCTCTTCGCGCTCGCCGGCTGTGCGGCGCCGGTCCCGACCGGCGCCGACCCGTCGGCCGAACCGACCGCCGACACCCACGGAGAGATCGCCGGGGCCACCGAACTGGCGGAACCCGCCGTGGGTCTGACCTCCATCGACGGCGAAGGGCACGTGTCGCACCTCGATCTGCTCGACGAGACCACCGTCGACCTCGGCACGGTCCGTGCCCCGGCGGCGATGCATTCCGATGGACGGTACCTGTTCGCCTCCGACGAGACGGGCGTCTCGGTCGTCGACAGCGGGGTGTGGACGTGGGACCACGTCGACCACTTCCACTACTACCGCGCGGAGGCGAAGGTCCTCGGCGAGGTCCTCGGCGGCGGGGTGGCCGCGGTGTCGACGTCGAATTCGTCGACCACCGGGGGAACCGGGCTGTTCTTCCCCGATTCCGGCGAGGCGGTGCTGCTCGACACCGAGGCGTTGTCGAAGGGGGAGATCGTGGAGACCTTCCGCATCGTCGCGACGCCGGGCGACGGGCTCGTGGTGCCCGCGGGCTCCTTCGCGGCCGTCGCGGCGGCCGACGAGGTGATGCTGCACGCGCGCGACGGGGCGCCGCTGGGCGAGGCCGTCCCGTGCGTCGAACCCGCCGGAACGATCACGACCCGCGTCGGCGCGGTCATCGGATGCCGCGACGGCGCCCTCCTCGTCACCGTGGAGGAGGAGAAGCCCGCGATCGAGCGCATTCCGTACCCGGAGGGCGTGACGGCGCCGCGCGCCACCTCGTTCGCCAACCGGGAGGGGCGCCCGACGGTCGCGGCGGTCGCCGACGGCGCCGGCATCTGGATGCTCGACACGCGCGAGCGGACGTGGACGCTGCTGCCCGCGCCGGAGCCCGTCGTGCAGGTCACCGCGGTCGACGACAAAGACTCCACCGTCCTCGCGCTCACCGCCGACGGGCGCGTGCTGGTGCTCGACGGAGAGACGGGCGCGCAGCGTGCGGCATCCTCGCCTCTGGTGGGGGAGAGCCTCGCCGCGGGCCGGCCCGTCAGCCTCATCGCCGACCAGCAGCGCGCCTACCTCAACGGCCCGACCGAGGGGCGGATGTGGGAGATCGACTTCGCCGACGACGCCCGCGTCGCGCGCGAGTTCACGCCCGAGCGCGCGCCGCTCTTCGTCGCCGAGACGGGACGCTGA
- the aztC gene encoding zinc ABC transporter substrate-binding protein AztC produces the protein MRRLLAAVVTGALLALTGCAGGAASDRPLVVVTTNILGDVVSHLVGDDVEVMTLMRPGADPHSFEISAAEAARMRSADLLVANGLGLEEGLQQHLDAAASEGVETFVAGDAVAVLPYTSTDAGGADDPHFWTDPAQMIAVVDALTPVLEGLGAPAVAEHAAAYRADLETLDAEMVAAFAAIPAERRALVTNHHVFGYLAERFGFRLVGAVIPGGTTLAAPSTSDLADLVSAIDEAGVPTIFAESSSPDRLVRALAEEADRHVTVTELFTESLTDASGGAPDYLTMMRVNTERIATGLSP, from the coding sequence ATGCGCAGACTCCTCGCCGCAGTGGTCACCGGCGCCCTGCTCGCGCTCACCGGGTGCGCCGGGGGAGCGGCATCCGATCGCCCCCTCGTCGTCGTGACGACGAACATCCTCGGCGACGTCGTGTCGCACCTCGTCGGCGACGACGTCGAGGTGATGACGCTCATGCGTCCGGGCGCCGACCCGCACTCGTTCGAGATCTCCGCCGCCGAGGCCGCCCGGATGCGCTCCGCCGACCTGCTCGTGGCCAACGGCCTCGGGCTCGAGGAGGGGCTCCAGCAGCACCTCGACGCCGCGGCATCCGAGGGGGTTGAGACCTTCGTCGCGGGGGATGCCGTCGCGGTGCTGCCGTACACCTCGACCGACGCCGGCGGCGCCGACGACCCGCACTTCTGGACCGATCCCGCGCAGATGATCGCCGTCGTCGATGCGCTCACGCCCGTGCTCGAGGGGCTCGGCGCTCCCGCGGTGGCCGAGCACGCCGCCGCGTATCGCGCCGACCTCGAGACCCTCGACGCCGAGATGGTCGCCGCCTTCGCGGCGATCCCGGCGGAGCGCCGTGCCCTGGTCACCAACCACCACGTCTTCGGCTACCTCGCCGAGCGGTTCGGCTTCCGCTTGGTGGGCGCCGTCATCCCCGGGGGCACGACGCTGGCCGCACCCAGCACGAGCGACCTGGCCGACCTGGTGTCGGCGATCGACGAAGCCGGGGTGCCGACGATCTTCGCGGAGTCGTCCTCGCCCGACCGGCTCGTGCGGGCACTGGCCGAAGAGGCCGACCGCCACGTGACGGTGACGGAACTCTTCACCGAGTCGCTCACCGACGCCTCCGGCGGCGCCCCCGACTACCTGACCATGATGCGCGTCAACACGGAGCGCATCGCCACCGGCCTGTCGCCCTGA
- the aztD gene encoding zinc metallochaperone AztD, with amino-acid sequence MRSSSLRAGGFRRAGLLALAVGATVALSACAGGGGAGSAAPASDAPAQAGTRVALSYAGGIVVLDGESLETLGDFTSEEFTRLNSAGDGRHVMVTTSAGFQVLDAGTADAEPELTDLVFPAAKPGHVVTHGGKTVLYADGTSDSTIFDTDALLASTDELPASETIPGVEAHHGVSIVLEDGSFVTTVGNANGRTGIVVKDPSGATVAENATCPGVHGEGTTQNEVVVFGCENGALIYADGEITKVDAPDQPYGRMGNIFVTDTSPLVLGDYKDDRDAEGYLLHRVSLIDTEAKTQTVVDMPAGAEYTFRDLARGPEDLGYILASDGSIHVFDLEKGAFTESFPVIGAWEGPVEWQDAHPAIKVSGDIAYVTEPAKNAVHAVDLTTGEVLKSVTLDVTPNEIALTR; translated from the coding sequence ATGCGCAGTTCTTCCCTCCGCGCGGGCGGCTTCCGCCGCGCGGGCCTGCTCGCCCTCGCGGTCGGCGCGACCGTCGCCCTGTCGGCGTGCGCCGGCGGCGGCGGCGCCGGTTCGGCCGCGCCCGCCTCCGATGCCCCGGCCCAGGCCGGCACCCGCGTCGCCCTCTCGTATGCGGGCGGCATCGTCGTCCTCGACGGCGAGAGCCTCGAGACGCTCGGCGACTTCACGTCGGAGGAGTTCACCCGCTTGAACTCCGCCGGCGACGGCCGCCACGTCATGGTCACCACGAGCGCGGGCTTCCAGGTTCTGGATGCCGGCACGGCGGACGCCGAGCCCGAGCTCACCGACCTCGTGTTCCCGGCGGCCAAGCCCGGTCACGTCGTGACCCACGGCGGCAAGACCGTGCTTTACGCCGACGGCACCAGCGACTCGACGATCTTCGACACCGATGCCCTGCTGGCATCCACCGACGAACTCCCCGCGTCCGAGACCATCCCGGGTGTCGAGGCGCACCACGGTGTGTCGATCGTGCTGGAGGACGGCTCGTTCGTCACGACCGTCGGCAACGCGAACGGTCGCACGGGCATCGTCGTGAAGGACCCGTCGGGCGCCACCGTCGCCGAGAACGCCACCTGCCCCGGCGTGCACGGCGAGGGCACCACGCAGAACGAGGTCGTCGTCTTCGGCTGCGAGAACGGCGCGCTCATCTACGCCGACGGCGAGATCACCAAGGTCGACGCCCCCGACCAGCCCTACGGACGCATGGGCAACATCTTCGTCACCGACACCAGCCCGCTCGTGCTCGGCGACTACAAGGACGACCGGGATGCCGAGGGCTACCTGCTGCACCGCGTCTCGCTGATCGACACCGAGGCCAAGACCCAGACCGTCGTCGACATGCCCGCGGGGGCCGAGTACACCTTCCGCGACCTGGCGCGCGGCCCCGAGGACCTCGGCTACATCCTAGCCTCGGACGGGTCGATCCACGTGTTCGACCTCGAGAAGGGCGCGTTCACCGAGTCGTTCCCCGTCATCGGCGCGTGGGAGGGTCCGGTCGAGTGGCAGGACGCCCACCCCGCCATCAAGGTGTCGGGCGACATCGCCTACGTCACCGAGCCCGCGAAGAACGCCGTGCACGCGGTCGATCTCACCACGGGTGAGGTCCTGAAGAGCGTCACGCTCGACGTCACGCCGAACGAGATCGCGCTGACCCGCTGA
- a CDS encoding LysR family transcriptional regulator: MFDLRRLRLLHELSLRGTLAAVAEALSYSPSTISQQLSLLEKEAGVPLLEPDGRRLRLTAQGAALAAHAARMLDADEAARAELERLRPSLAPVRVAVMQSAAHGLLPRALDALAESEPHLRIEVAELAPEEGLFEVAARGFDLAVAEQYPGHTREHRDGIERSLLGRDAIRLAVARDDRARALEDLRERAWVMEPVGTAARQWVTQQCRAAGFEPDVRFEMADLTAHVRLVASGHAVGLIPDLVFAGDDPPVRLVDLPGEPRREVFTAVRRGTADRPGVRAVRRALQVAYDRGGS; encoded by the coding sequence GTGTTCGACCTCCGCCGCTTGCGCCTGCTGCACGAACTGTCTCTGAGGGGCACGCTCGCCGCCGTCGCCGAAGCACTCTCCTACAGCCCGTCGACGATCTCCCAGCAGCTCTCGCTGCTCGAGAAGGAGGCCGGGGTACCGCTGCTCGAGCCCGATGGCAGGCGCCTGCGTCTCACCGCGCAGGGGGCCGCGCTCGCGGCTCACGCCGCCCGGATGCTGGACGCCGACGAGGCCGCCCGCGCCGAGCTCGAACGCCTCCGCCCCTCCTTGGCGCCGGTGCGCGTCGCCGTCATGCAGTCGGCCGCGCACGGCCTGCTCCCCCGCGCCCTCGACGCTCTCGCCGAGAGCGAGCCGCACCTGCGGATCGAGGTCGCCGAACTCGCCCCCGAGGAGGGGTTGTTCGAGGTCGCCGCGCGCGGGTTCGACCTCGCCGTCGCCGAGCAGTACCCCGGCCACACACGGGAGCATCGTGACGGCATCGAACGGAGCCTGCTGGGGCGGGATGCCATCCGCCTCGCCGTCGCGCGCGACGATCGCGCGCGGGCGCTGGAAGACCTCCGCGAGCGCGCGTGGGTGATGGAACCGGTGGGCACCGCCGCGCGGCAGTGGGTCACGCAGCAGTGTCGCGCCGCCGGGTTCGAACCCGACGTGCGCTTCGAGATGGCCGACCTGACCGCCCACGTGCGGCTCGTGGCATCCGGTCATGCCGTCGGGCTCATCCCCGACCTCGTCTTCGCCGGCGACGACCCGCCCGTGCGCTTGGTCGATCTGCCGGGCGAACCGCGTCGCGAGGTGTTCACCGCGGTGCGCCGCGGAACAGCCGACCGCCCCGGCGTACGCGCGGTGCGCAGGGCACTGCAGGTGGCGTACGACCGGGGCGGCTCTTAG